Proteins encoded in a region of the Podarcis muralis chromosome 2, rPodMur119.hap1.1, whole genome shotgun sequence genome:
- the LOC144327088 gene encoding uncharacterized protein LOC144327088, with the protein MLAGRRLLEGFHLRQSAPSLDNPSGTVMLQALYNYQYKSEDGRQVTIEEGEIFQLMHKANEDWWQVRRLGQPKQKRPIFVPATYMIEVPPGTRTAHLENATQHPGINAEQDGGTAHLEVLSYSLVDLCMEPHPSPFHHIGLMSCHSLPLRSRPSSLGRSHSTCGLSQTGDARQEQSSGEQQTETTVVVAAAAAAAWYM; encoded by the exons ATGCTTGCAGGACGGCGGCTACTGGAAGGGTTCCACCTCCGCCAGAGCGCACCATCGCTGGACAATCCCTCTGGCACTGTTATGCTGCAGGCCCTCTACAACTACCAGTATAAGTCTGAGGATGGGAGGCAGGTGACCATTGAAGAAGGCGAGATCTTCCAGCTTATGCACAAGGCCAATGAGGACTGGTGGCAGGTGCGACGGCTTGGTCAGCCCAAGCAGAAGCGACCCATCTTTGTGCCTGCCACCTACATGATTGAAGTGCCCCCTGGCACAAGGACAGCCCACCTAGAAAATGCTACACAGCATCCTGGCATCAACGCAGAGCAAGATGGTGGCACTG CTCACTTGGAAGTGCTGTCTTACTCTCTGGTAGACCTCTGCATGGAACCACACCCCTCGCCTTTCCACCACATCGGCCTCATGTCCTGCCACAGCCTCCCTCTGCGTTCCCGTCCCTCGTCTCTGGGCAGGAGTCACAGCACATGCGGCTTGTCCCAAACTGGTGACGCAAGGCAGGAGCAGAGTTCAGGGGAGCAG CAAACAGAAACCACAGTTgtggttgcagcagcagcagcagcagcatggtacATGTAG